ATTGAAAAACTACTTGTTTCATTTGTTAATGAAAAATTTATCAAAGATTTAGATTTTACTAATATGGAAAGGCTCGATAAAAGTTTTGTAGATAGCAAAATGAAAAAAAGAGAGTCCGATATTATCTATAAAATAAATTTCAAAGGCAAACCTATTTATATTTATCTATTATTAGAGTTTCAATCTTCAGTTGATCAAACTATGCCTTTAAGATTTTTAAGATATATACTAGAATTATCCGAGAGTTTTGGTAAAGACAAAGATACGAAGTTTTATCCGGCGGTATTCCCCCTTTTGCTTTATAATGGTGAAGATAAGTGGACAGCTGAAATTAATCCTAAAGAGTTATATTCAAAAACAATACCAGAGAAGTTTATTCCTAGCTTCGAATATTACCCAATTATTATTAACAAGATAGAGAAAAAAACACTACTTAAAATACATAATGTTGTATCTGCAATATTTTTTTTAGAAAACACATCTTTAAATGAGATGCATAAAGCTTTTGATGATTTAATTATCCTTTTAAAAGATTCATCTCCTGTTGAAGTTAATGGATTTAAAGTTTGGTTAAATAGTCTTTTAAAAGATAGAAACATCGATATTGATGAAGATAAATTACAACAATTAGAATCGCCACAGGAGGTATTACCAATGTTTGCAGCGACATTAGATAAAATGGAAGAAGAATTTACCTATAAAGGGAAACTCGAAGGAAAACTTGAAGAAAAAAAAGAAATTGCAATAAACCTATTAAAATCTTCATTTGGATTTGAAAATACTTCAAAGATAACAGGTTTAACTATTGATGAACTTAAACAATTAAAGTTGGATTAACTTGTAAAAAGATATCTTATTTTGATAAATAGGATGTTGTACAATAATGTTAAATCAAGCAAAAATATTTTAAGTATTATTCAGGATAACTAACAACTAACTACCTCCATAAATTATTTTATGGAGATAATGTTATTAGTATGTCTTAATCTAATAGAGTAAAAAAACACTCCTTATTAATCCAGTTAAAATCTATTTTGTAGCTACCAGATGTTGAAATTGTTTTAACAAGATTACCTCCTGATGATAATGGATAATGAGTTAGTGCCCAATCTATATCAGAAACAGCAAATTTGAACTCATATTCTCCTGCTGTTAAGAACTTAGTAACACTCCAAGTGTAACTCTCAACATGGGTCATTTCTAATCCATTATTATCTGCCCAACCATTTGTACCTGCTATCTCACCACGAATATATGTCTGATCATAGGCCTTATACCCTTCATTCTCCATGTATAAATTATCCACTAATGTAGACCCATTGTTAAAATTCCAGTATATATATTTACTATCTTCTGTATCTGCCCAGTAATATGCATGTTTCTCACCATCAAAAGTGTAATAATACCTTAAATCATCAGGTCCATCGGTTCCAAATTCATGGGTGTATGTAAGAAAATTAACACTTGTATAATCCATGTCAAATTCACCTACACTACTCCAAACATCATCATCTTCCCGCTCTATAACGATAGTAACAGGAGTACTATTCTCTTCTGTTTCAACACGGAACATTATACTGTAATTTGCTTCAGGAACAGGAGTATCATTAAAAAAGTGTTCCATTGGATTATCACCCTTGTAAAAGACTCTTGATGTTAGTGGTGTTATCTCTGTTAAATCATCACTACCTAATAGTATATTCCAACTTCCAGGTGTTGAGTCGTAGGGACTTAAATCTAAGGTAAATTCTTCTATTCCCTCATTTAAATTAGTTAAAAATAACAGTGTCTCTTCTCCATTACTAAATGTATAAAAAAAGCCTTTAGAAACTGAAACTAAAGGCTTTTAAATTTAATCTAAGACCTAATTATCTAAGTTGTAAAATTAATGTAGTTGTAGTTGGTATA
Above is a genomic segment from Thiospirochaeta perfilievii containing:
- a CDS encoding Rpn family recombination-promoting nuclease/putative transposase: MVQKHDQRYKKIFSNPIFIEKLLVSFVNEKFIKDLDFTNMERLDKSFVDSKMKKRESDIIYKINFKGKPIYIYLLLEFQSSVDQTMPLRFLRYILELSESFGKDKDTKFYPAVFPLLLYNGEDKWTAEINPKELYSKTIPEKFIPSFEYYPIIINKIEKKTLLKIHNVVSAIFFLENTSLNEMHKAFDDLIILLKDSSPVEVNGFKVWLNSLLKDRNIDIDEDKLQQLESPQEVLPMFAATLDKMEEEFTYKGKLEGKLEEKKEIAINLLKSSFGFENTSKITGLTIDELKQLKLD